The Thermoplasmata archaeon DNA window GAGCGCGGGGCATGGATTCACGTGGTCTGGAGGGGCGCCTTGCGCCGCCGCCGTCCCATGATGAAGTAGCGCACCATGAGGATGACCGCGAGCACGATCAGGAGGAGCGCGAAATAGACCAGCCCCTGGAGGGCCGCGCCCACCGCCTCCCGCACCTGGGTCACGGACATCGTGTAGGCGTACGCCGCGATGATCGCGAGTCCGCTGAGCTCCGCGACGAAGAACCCGAACCCAAGAGCGAACGAGTACAGGCCCATGGTCGCCCCGTACTTCGTCTCCGGAGCCGTGTCCGCCATGAGGGCCAGTGCCGAGGGCACGAACGCGCCCGCGCCCAGGGCGCAGAGGCCGAGCGGCACGAGGACGACGAGGTCGCGCGCGAGGATCTGCGGCCAGAACAGAGAGGCGATCGCGAGCACCCCGAGGATGCTCAGGACCCCGTAGAACATCACGGGCACGCGCCCGACGACGTCCGAGACCTTCCCCCACACGGGCTGCAGGAGCAGGAGGGCGAGGCCCACGCCGCCGAACATCAAGGCGATGTTCATCGCACTCAGGTTCGCTTCGAAGAGCGCCCGGGGAAGGTATGTGAGCGCGATTCCCAGGATCGTGGAGATGATCAGCCAGACGGGCAGCAGGACGCGGATCTCGGGGATTCGGAGGATCTCGCGCAGGTCTGCGAAGTCGAACAGCTTCGCCTTGACCGCGGTGACCCGTTCCTTCTTCACGTACACAAAGAGGACGAGGGCGGACAGGCCGAGGAGCGCGGCGACCGGGAGGAACGTGGGGCGGGCCGCGTCCGCGTAGCAGACCTGGCTCGTACGAGCCACCGCGCACGCGCCGATCCCGGCGCCCATGAAGCCCTCGATGAGGACGCCCGCGAGGACCGCGCCGATGATGTAGCCCGCGAACGTGGAGTAATCGTAGAAGCCCATCTGCCTCCCGCGGTCCTTGGGGTCCGCGTAGTCCGCGATCATGGCGATGGATGGGGCCACGGTCGCGGCCGCGCCGATCCCGTGCAGGCCGTGGATCGCCGCGAGCGCGAACGTGTCTTGGGTGAGCGGGTACAGGAGGACCATCCCCATGGCCCACGCGGACCCTGCGACGATGACCTTCTTCCGCCCGATCTTGTCGGAGATTGAGCCGAACCAGTTCGCCGTGAGCATCTCCGCGAACGGGTACGGCACCGCGATGATCGCGACCTCGAGGAGAACGTTGTTGTTGAACCGCAGCTCGGGGCTCACGTAGAAGGGCAGCGCCAGCAGGATGAAGCCGAACGCCAACCGCAGGATGAAATTGGACAGGTACAGAACACGAAGGTAGCCGTGCGTGGAGGCACGGCGGGTCAAGAGGGTGCGGAACACAACCTGCGGCGCATCCGGGTCTCCCCCCTATAAGCGTGGCGAAATGACTTCTCGTCCGCGAGAATCAGCCTCCCAGGGGCCCGGCGTGCGGGCTCGCGCGCACTCCCGGACGACCTGGGAGATAACGCTTGGGGGACTCGGGCAGTTCGTCGAAATCGAAACGGTCCGCACCTGATTCCTGCGGGTGCAAGACCCTCAGAGTCGCACTTTCCTCGTAGAATTTCGGGCTTCGTGATTCCCACTCCTGATTATCACGCGTGGATAGCCACAACATTTTTATTCCCTCCAACGAATCGATTCCGGCCCACCGGAATCGCGGAGGCGCTCTCCCGTTCCTCGCGGGCGGCAAGGGGGACCGAAATCCGTGTTTGCGAACACGAACCCGCTCGGATTTCTGACGACATCGCGGGCCCAGAATGTGGATCAGATCATCGGGAAGACCGAGGAGCTCGTCACGGAGCTCGACCTGACGCTGGCCGACCTCACGCCGGCCCAAGAGGCGCTCCGTGCGGCCAAGGCGCTGTATGCGGCCCGCGACTACTCCGAGGCCGCAGCCGAGGCCAGGCGGGCGGGCAGTCTCGCGGTCGCTCTGAACGACCGGTTCAACGGGTACCTCGCGGCGTGGACGGTCCTCCAGGATTGCATGGAGGAGCTCGGGGAACTCGGGCTTCCGACCGGGGACTTCGAAGCGGCGGTCGACGCCGCCGAGAAGGAGATGGCGCGGCAGGTGGAGGAGGATGGCGCTCTAGTGCCGAACTATCTCGGAGCCAAGGAGATCCTTGAACGCGCCGCAGAGGACGTGCGCACGTTGCTCGTCCGCGCGAGGCAGGCCTCGCGAGAGATCTTCCTCGCGACGCTCGCGGTCGAGGCCCTCTCGGACCCGACAAGCGATCGCACATCCTCGTGGCTGGCGGTCCGGCTCGAGGAGCTCCTCGAGCAGGCGACCGGCGAGCTCGCTCAAGGGCACGTGCCCGAAGCCCGAAAGCTCGCCATCGAGGCCCGCCACCGGGCCGAAGCGGCCCACGCCGGCGACCTCCGCGCCAAGGAACTCATGGAGGAGGCCGCGAACGTCCTCGAGCACATCCATGCGGAGGGCCCGCTCGCGGACCGGCTGGGCGAATGCATCGCATCCACCCGGGAGGCGCTCGCCAAGGGATTCCTCGATGCCACCACGGAGAAGGTCGTCGTCGCCCGGTTGTCCAGCGAGCTGCTGACCTTCGCGGAGCACTATCCGCGGACCCGGAGGGTCCTCGAGCATGCGGAGACGGTGCACGCCAGCCTCCGATCCGAGGGCTTCCGCTCGGAACCCGCGGAGGAGCGGTTCCGCGACGCGCGTCGCGCCCTCAGGGAGGGCCGCTGGGAAGATGTGCGGGCGAACGTGAGCCAGGCATCCCTGGAGTTCCTCCGATGGCGGAAGCAGCGGGCGGCCCTCGCGAAGGCGATCACGGACATCCACCAGCGGGTGACCCTGCTCGAGGACTTCCGTCTCCCGCTCCTCCCCGACGTCCGGGAGATCCTGGGACGGGCGGACGAGGAATTCCGGACGGGCCGCTTCTCCGGCGCGACGGAGGACATCCTGTTCGCGACCGCGCTCATGACCCAGGCCACCCGAACGGGATCGTAGCCGGCAGCGCGAGATCGCGGAACGAGCGTGTTCAGTCGTCGATCGCGGCGTACGCCGAGGTCAAGAAGTCGCGGCACACCTTCGGCGGATCGGGCGACGTCCATGCCTGCTGCGTCATCAGGATCGTCGTCATGTCCTCCTTGGGATCCGAGTACCAGATGGATCCCAATCCGCCGTCCCACCCGTACCGCCCGGGGACCGCGGACACGTCGTCCCGCCTCGTCACGACGGACATGCCGAACCCCCATCCGTGCCCGTCGAAGTAGCCCGCGATGAGACCGGACTTCGCCTTCTGGTCGGGCGTCAGTTGGTCCGCGGTCATCGCCTCGACGGGGAGTCGCGACAGGAGGCGCCGGTTCCCGGACCTCCCGTGGTCCAGGAGCATCCGGCCGAACGCGGCGAAGTCGTCGACCGTGGACACGAGCCCCCCGGCGCCCATGGGGAACGGAGGCGGCCGGCTCCACTCGCCCTCCTCCGAGGGATCGTAGACCTCGATCTTCCCGGTCGTCCAGCTGGTCCAGTACTGGGTGGGCAGTCGGCGAATCTTGCCCGGCGGGACGCTGAACCCCGTGTCCTTCATCCCGAGCGGGCCGAACAGACGCTCTCGGAGGAACGTCTCCAACGGCTGGCCAGAGGCGCGCGCGATGAGGACCCCCAGGACATCGG harbors:
- a CDS encoding MFS transporter; this encodes MFRTLLTRRASTHGYLRVLYLSNFILRLAFGFILLALPFYVSPELRFNNNVLLEVAIIAVPYPFAEMLTANWFGSISDKIGRKKVIVAGSAWAMGMVLLYPLTQDTFALAAIHGLHGIGAAATVAPSIAMIADYADPKDRGRQMGFYDYSTFAGYIIGAVLAGVLIEGFMGAGIGACAVARTSQVCYADAARPTFLPVAALLGLSALVLFVYVKKERVTAVKAKLFDFADLREILRIPEIRVLLPVWLIISTILGIALTYLPRALFEANLSAMNIALMFGGVGLALLLLQPVWGKVSDVVGRVPVMFYGVLSILGVLAIASLFWPQILARDLVVLVPLGLCALGAGAFVPSALALMADTAPETKYGATMGLYSFALGFGFFVAELSGLAIIAAYAYTMSVTQVREAVGAALQGLVYFALLLIVLAVILMVRYFIMGRRRRKAPLQTT
- a CDS encoding serine hydrolase domain-containing protein; this translates as MTEGGLSEARLGRMRDLLTGYVKRDEVPGLVALVSRRGETHVDAMGTMQRGGGAPMRRNTIFRISSMTKPVTAAATMLLVEDCRLRLDEPVDRLLPELANRRVLRRLDGPLDDTVPSNRPITVRDLLTFTMGFGIPLVDPSAYPILRAANELGIGMGPPHPARMPAPDEWIRRLGTLPLMHQPGERWMYNTGADVLGVLIARASGQPLETFLRERLFGPLGMKDTGFSVPPGKIRRLPTQYWTSWTTGKIEVYDPSEEGEWSRPPPFPMGAGGLVSTVDDFAAFGRMLLDHGRSGNRRLLSRLPVEAMTADQLTPDQKAKSGLIAGYFDGHGWGFGMSVVTRRDDVSAVPGRYGWDGGLGSIWYSDPKEDMTTILMTQQAWTSPDPPKVCRDFLTSAYAAIDD